A single Methanobrevibacter sp. DNA region contains:
- a CDS encoding type II toxin-antitoxin system antitoxin SocA domain-containing protein, translating to MRFKREKYIDLILYILSQTSTKPSFGKTVLCSLLYFIDFNHYELYGELLTNETYIKSKRGIKPLHFREISQELISKNYLFFRKEPYYNRIIHKYYPIIIPNTKFSQKELEIINYSITKLSNNNASSITKYAIKDPPLIIADFGEEIDFRYVFSRNNEYSIMNK from the coding sequence ATGAGATTTAAACGTGAAAAATATATCGACCTGATCCTATACATATTATCCCAGACAAGCACCAAACCAAGTTTTGGAAAAACTGTGCTTTGTAGTCTATTATATTTTATTGATTTTAACCATTATGAATTGTACGGGGAATTATTAACGAATGAAACATACATCAAATCAAAAAGAGGAATAAAACCTCTACATTTTAGAGAAATAAGTCAGGAACTGATATCTAAAAATTACCTGTTTTTTAGAAAAGAACCCTATTACAACAGAATAATTCACAAATATTATCCAATTATCATACCAAACACAAAATTCAGTCAAAAAGAATTAGAAATAATCAATTATTCAATAACCAAACTAAGCAACAACAATGCAAGCAGCATAACAAAATATGCAATTAAAGACCCTCCTCTGATAATTGCAGATTTTGGTGAAGAAATTGATTTTAGATATGTATTTTCTAGAAATAATGAATATTCAATCATGAACAAATAG